A region from the Lycium barbarum isolate Lr01 chromosome 8, ASM1917538v2, whole genome shotgun sequence genome encodes:
- the LOC132605950 gene encoding proteasome subunit beta type-4-like encodes MDSVLAKSSGLLSPETDIQRTQYPYVTGTLIIGIKYKDGILLAADMGGSYGSTIRYKCVKGLNSVGKHSLLGASGEISDFQEILKYLDELILQKSRKRE; translated from the exons ATGGATTCTGTATTGGCTAAGAGTAGTGGCTTATTGAGCCCTGAAACTGATATCCAGAGAACACA GTACCCATATGTGACGGGTACCTTAATTATCGGCATCAAGTACAAGGATGGTATTCTGTTGGCTGCTGATATGGGAG GTTCCTATGGTTCAACAATACGTTACAAATGTGTGAAGGGATTGAACTCAGTGGGAAAACACTCCCTTCTTGGTGCAAGTGGTGAAATTAGTGATTTTCAGGAGATACTGAAGTACCTTGACGAGCTTAT ATTGCAAAAATCACGGAAGAGGGAGTGA